One window of Trifolium pratense cultivar HEN17-A07 linkage group LG5, ARS_RC_1.1, whole genome shotgun sequence genomic DNA carries:
- the LOC123886939 gene encoding uncharacterized protein LOC123886939, which translates to MGHIVATVLGKVVVKLTKQGASETFFPLRGLPSSNPSSLIICLGAIPGHYIYVKLKDDCLIPPTCIQWKSHCSAEAIIWESFFVARQAKFDKLMKGKIVDNKKNVRVGSNLTDPIEL; encoded by the coding sequence ATGGGGCATATTGTAGCCACTGTTTTAGGTAAAGTTGTCGTGAAATTGACGAAACAAGGAGCATCTGAGACATTTTTCCCATTGCGTGGCCTCCCATCATCTAACCCTTCTTCACTAATTATTTGTCTTGGAGCTATCCCCGGTCATTATATCTATGTCAAGTTGAAAGATGATTGTCTGATACCTCCGACGTGCATTCAGTGGAAGAGCCATTGTTCTGCGGAAGCTATTATTTGGGAGTCATTTTTTGTTGCTCGGCAGGCTAAATTTGATAAACTTATGAAAGGAAAGATAGtcgacaacaaaaaaaatgtccgGGTTGGTTCTAACTTGACTGATCCAATTGAGCTTTGA